One Rosa chinensis cultivar Old Blush chromosome 5, RchiOBHm-V2, whole genome shotgun sequence genomic region harbors:
- the LOC112201624 gene encoding palmitoyl-monogalactosyldiacylglycerol delta-7 desaturase, chloroplastic: MGLLGIWVAILMTPCAYFWGRKWNLLDLVTATMFVSIHFLALFAPFHFNWSAFFLMLALGYATGLGITLSYHRNLAHRSFRLPKYLEYLFAYIAVLSAEGSPIEWVSTHRYHHQYTDTEKDAHSPLKGFWFSHMGWILDSNKRFGRYGGLKNVEDLKRQPFYRFLHHTFLLHSFILGGILYTLGGLPFIVWGMGVRMVIVFHSTLLVNSAGHTWGYQAWNTGDLSKNLWWLGLLGLGEGWHNNHHAFEYSARQGLEWWQIDMTWYVIRFLEALGLAKDVKLPSEAHKKRKALETTTVASHEISYED, translated from the exons ATGGGGCTTCTGGGAATCTGGGTGGCCATTCTCATGACGCCTTGTGCATATTTCTGGGGGAGGAAATGGAATTTACTTGACCTAGTCACAGCAACGATGTTCGTGTCGATCCATTTCCTTGCTTTATTTGCGCCGTTTCATTTCAACTGGTCTGCATTTTTCCTCATGTTGGCTCTCGGTTATGCCACCGGCTTGGGAATAACTCTGTCGTACCACAGAAACCTTGCGCACAGGAGTTTCAGGCTTCCCAAGTACCTCGAGTACTTGTTTGCATATATCGCCGTTCTTTCGGCTGAG GGTAGTCCAATTGAGTGGGTGAGTACACACCGTTACCACCACCAATATACAGATACAGAGAAAGATGCTCATAGTCCTCTGAAGGGGTTTTGGTTTAGTCACATGGGATGGATTCTCGATAGCAATAAACGCTTTGGAAGA TATGGAGGACTGAAGAATGTTGAAGATTTGAAAAGGCAGCCATTTTATAGGTTTCTTCATCATACATTCCTTCTACACTCATTTATTCTTGGAGGAATTCTATATACCCTTGGTGGGCTTCCCTTCATCGTATGGGGAATG GGAGTGAGGATGGTAATTGTTTTCCACAGCACTTTGCTAGTAAATTCGGCTGGGCACACATGGGGGTATCAAGCATGGAACACCGGTGATCTATCTAAGAACCTTTG GTGGTTAGGATTGCTTGGACTAGGAGAAGGATGGCACAACAACCACCACGCTTTCGAATACTCGGCTCGACAAGGCCTCGAATGGTGGCAGATTGACATGACTTGGTACGTCATAAGATTTCTTGAAGCTCTAGGGTTGGCAAAAGATGTGAAACTACCATCTGAAGCTCATAAGAAACGCAAAGCTTTAGAGACTACAACCGTCGCTTCTCATGAAATAAGCTACGAAGATTAA